The following are encoded together in the Streptomyces sp. NBC_00358 genome:
- a CDS encoding SDR family oxidoreductase, giving the protein MTRILVTGGTGTLGRLVTERLRADGHEVRVLSRHAQVYAVDLREGGIGLDAAVTGVDAIVHCATSPRGGDERAAERLIAAARRAAVPHLVYISIVGVDRVPFGYYKSKWAVEKLIEGSGIGWTILRATQFHDLVAQVLAGLAKLPVLILPAGISDQPIEVAEVADRLAQLAAGAPAGRVEDMGGPQVRTFRSLAAAHLRATGKRRPLLDVPLAGKAYRAFREGHHLTPGHAVGNGTFEDFLRARSQNPR; this is encoded by the coding sequence ATGACCAGGATCCTGGTGACCGGCGGTACCGGAACCCTCGGCCGGCTCGTCACCGAGCGGCTGCGGGCCGACGGGCACGAGGTGCGGGTGCTCAGCCGGCACGCGCAGGTGTACGCCGTCGATCTGCGCGAGGGCGGTATCGGCCTGGATGCGGCCGTCACAGGGGTGGACGCGATCGTGCACTGCGCGACCTCACCCCGGGGAGGCGACGAGCGGGCGGCCGAGCGACTGATCGCGGCCGCGCGCCGGGCGGCCGTCCCGCATCTGGTCTACATCTCGATCGTCGGCGTGGACCGGGTCCCGTTCGGCTACTACAAGAGCAAGTGGGCCGTGGAGAAGCTGATCGAGGGGTCCGGGATCGGCTGGACGATCCTGCGCGCCACCCAGTTCCACGACCTCGTCGCCCAGGTCCTCGCGGGGCTCGCGAAGCTGCCCGTACTGATCCTCCCCGCCGGGATCTCCGACCAGCCGATCGAGGTCGCCGAGGTCGCCGACCGGCTGGCCCAACTGGCGGCCGGTGCGCCCGCGGGGCGCGTCGAGGACATGGGCGGGCCCCAGGTGCGCACGTTCCGTTCACTGGCCGCCGCCCACCTGCGCGCCACCGGGAAGCGGCGCCCGCTGCTGGACGTACCTCTGGCGGGCAAGGCCTACCGGGCGTTCCGGGAGGGCCACCACCTCACCCCGGGGCACGCCGTGGGCAACGGAACGTTCGAGGACTTCCTGCGAGCGCGCTCCCAGAACCCGCGCTGA
- a CDS encoding ROK family transcriptional regulator produces MPASPSTARAINDRLALRLLQQEGPLTAGRLKQLTGLSRPTVADLVERLTASGLVTVVGESGEQRRGPNARVYGIVADRAHLAALDVRTEGVSVVVSDLVGHVLAEESVPIGGDTGTGPAVEQAVALVERVAKAAGVRGAGPSPARVRGWGGLHTVGIGAPGLIDPATGELRDSSGLPAWHRRLVAALQERLPEARVLVENETNLAALAEQRDGVARDRDTFVLLWLGHGTGAAVVLDGALRRGASGGTGEIGFLPVPGTTSLPSATDCGGGFHSLVGSAAIAELAAQHGVQARPEGYEPHAAALVRKALATSGPAAADGFLDALADRLAIGAASVIAVLDPGCVVLGGEVGRAGGAALAARVERRLVRMSPLPTEVRASTLGGGAVLRGALLTARDGAQDELFAPPSSR; encoded by the coding sequence ATGCCCGCATCCCCGAGCACCGCACGGGCCATCAACGACCGGCTCGCCCTGCGGCTGTTGCAGCAGGAGGGCCCGTTGACGGCAGGGCGGTTGAAGCAGCTCACCGGACTGTCCCGGCCGACCGTCGCGGACCTCGTCGAACGCCTCACGGCCTCCGGTCTCGTCACGGTCGTCGGGGAATCGGGGGAGCAGCGGCGCGGCCCGAACGCCCGGGTCTACGGGATCGTCGCGGACCGCGCCCATCTGGCCGCGCTCGACGTCCGTACGGAGGGAGTCTCCGTCGTCGTCTCCGACCTGGTCGGTCACGTCCTGGCCGAGGAGTCCGTGCCGATCGGCGGGGACACCGGGACCGGACCCGCGGTGGAACAGGCGGTCGCGCTGGTCGAGCGGGTGGCGAAGGCGGCCGGGGTCCGCGGGGCAGGGCCCTCGCCCGCACGGGTCCGCGGGTGGGGCGGGCTGCACACCGTCGGCATCGGCGCGCCGGGCCTGATCGACCCGGCCACCGGCGAACTCCGCGACTCCTCGGGCCTGCCCGCCTGGCACCGGCGGCTGGTCGCCGCCCTCCAGGAACGGCTCCCCGAGGCCCGCGTCCTCGTCGAGAACGAGACCAACCTCGCCGCCCTCGCCGAACAGCGCGACGGTGTCGCCCGCGACCGCGACACCTTCGTCCTGCTGTGGCTCGGTCACGGCACCGGCGCCGCCGTCGTCCTCGACGGCGCCCTGCGCCGCGGCGCCTCCGGAGGCACCGGGGAGATCGGCTTCCTGCCCGTGCCCGGCACCACGTCCCTCCCCTCGGCGACCGACTGCGGGGGCGGCTTCCACTCGCTGGTCGGGTCCGCGGCGATCGCGGAGCTGGCCGCGCAGCACGGGGTCCAGGCGCGGCCCGAGGGCTATGAACCGCACGCTGCGGCGCTGGTGCGCAAGGCGCTGGCGACCTCCGGCCCGGCGGCCGCCGACGGCTTCCTCGACGCCCTCGCCGACCGCCTGGCCATCGGGGCGGCCTCCGTCATCGCCGTTCTGGACCCCGGCTGCGTGGTCCTCGGCGGCGAGGTCGGCCGGGCCGGCGGCGCCGCGCTCGCCGCACGGGTCGAGCGGCGGCTCGTCCGTATGTCACCGCTCCCGACCGAGGTGCGCGCGAGCACGCTGGGCGGCGGCGCGGTGCTGCGCGGCGCCCTGCTGACCGCGCGCGACGGCGCACAGGACGAACTGTTCGCCCCGCCGTCGTCGCGGTAG
- a CDS encoding MFS transporter, which translates to MSEVVYDQREVKRARYAVAAVFAVHGAVTGSFATRVPWIQDHASVSAGQLGFALAFTALGASCSMPLAGRITHRFGSRTALRGLMALWTLALVLPSLAPNLLTLCIAMFVYGATAGMADVAMNALGVEVENRLDKSIMSGLHGMWSAGALIGAAAGTLAAQLGTDARLHHVLAAATLTLVGLAACRWVLDLRPAEDEEPPPRFALPPRSALLIGTVGFCAVFAEGASLDWSAVYLRDQLDTSAGLAAASTTGFMLTMAVARLVGDSVVNRFGAVRTVRAGGVLAVLGGLLIVVAEHPAVAMCGFALLGLGIAVVVPLCFAAAGRSGPNPSQAIAGVATITYTSGLIAPSLIGSVAQATSLMVSFGLVTVLAFGLTALAGVLRAGDRNRPKVSPATAAVPGPRP; encoded by the coding sequence ATGAGTGAAGTGGTCTACGACCAGCGCGAGGTGAAGCGCGCCCGGTACGCCGTGGCGGCCGTGTTCGCCGTGCACGGCGCCGTCACCGGGTCCTTCGCGACTCGCGTGCCGTGGATCCAGGACCATGCGTCGGTCAGCGCGGGGCAGCTCGGGTTCGCCCTCGCCTTCACCGCGCTCGGCGCGTCCTGCTCGATGCCGCTGGCCGGCCGGATCACCCACCGCTTCGGCAGCCGTACGGCGCTGCGCGGGCTCATGGCCCTGTGGACGCTGGCGCTGGTCCTGCCGTCCCTCGCGCCGAACCTGCTCACCCTGTGCATCGCGATGTTCGTCTACGGCGCCACGGCGGGGATGGCGGATGTCGCCATGAACGCGCTGGGTGTCGAGGTCGAGAACCGGCTCGACAAGTCGATCATGTCCGGGCTGCACGGCATGTGGAGCGCCGGCGCCCTGATCGGCGCCGCGGCCGGCACGCTCGCCGCCCAACTGGGGACGGACGCGCGCCTGCACCACGTTCTGGCCGCGGCGACCCTCACGCTCGTCGGTCTCGCCGCCTGTCGCTGGGTGCTCGATCTGCGGCCCGCCGAGGACGAGGAGCCGCCGCCGCGTTTCGCGCTGCCGCCCCGGTCGGCGCTACTCATCGGCACGGTCGGCTTCTGCGCGGTGTTCGCGGAGGGCGCGAGCCTGGACTGGTCGGCGGTCTACCTGCGCGACCAGTTGGACACCTCGGCCGGTCTCGCCGCCGCCTCGACCACCGGCTTCATGCTGACCATGGCGGTGGCCCGGCTGGTCGGCGACTCGGTGGTGAACCGATTCGGCGCCGTACGCACCGTGCGGGCGGGTGGTGTGCTGGCCGTGCTCGGCGGACTGCTGATCGTCGTCGCGGAGCATCCGGCGGTGGCGATGTGCGGTTTCGCGCTGCTCGGCCTCGGTATCGCGGTCGTCGTCCCGCTCTGCTTCGCGGCGGCCGGACGCAGCGGCCCGAACCCCAGTCAGGCCATCGCGGGCGTCGCGACCATCACGTACACGTCGGGGCTGATCGCGCCGAGCCTGATCGGGTCGGTGGCCCAGGCGACGAGCCTGATGGTGTCGTTCGGGCTGGTCACGGTCCTGGCGTTCGGGCTCACCGCGCTCGCGGGTGTGCTGCGCGCGGGGGACCGCAACCGTCCGAAGGTCAGTCCCGCGACCGCAGCAGTTCCTGGCCCACGGCCCTGA